Below is a genomic region from Rhizobium sp. 9140.
TCGACACGCTCGCCACCCGTCACGCTGCCGCCATGGGCCTTTGCCTCCTCAAGCGCTTTCTGCATGCCCTCATAAGCCGGCCGGTCGACCAGCGGGCCGACGAGAGCCGTGCTTTCGAGCGGATTGCCGACGGACACACTGCCATAGGCCTTCTTCAGCCGCGGCAGCAGCGCGTCATAGACGCTTTCGTGGACGAACAGGCGGCGCAGCGTCGTGCAGCGCTGGCCGGCCGTGCCCATGGCACCGAAGGCGATGGCGCGCAACGCCATGTCGAGATCCGCCGACGGGCAGACAATACCGCCATTGTTGCCGCCGAGCTCCAGAATGCCACGTGCGAAGCGCTTGGCAAGCCGGGGGCCAACATCGCGGCCCATGCGGGTGGAGCCCGTTGCCGAGACGAGCGGCACCTTGGGATGATCGACCAGAACCTCGCCGATCCCGCGATCACCGATGAGGACGCAGGACAGGCTGGACGGCGCATCCTCGCCGAAGCGCTTGATGGCCTTTTCGAGCACGGCCTGACAGGCCAGCGCCGTCAGCGGTGTCTTTTCCGAAGGCTTCCACACCACGGCATTGCCGCAGACGAAAGCGAGCGCGGCGTTCCAGGCCCAGACGGCGACCGGAAAGTTGAAAGCCGAGATGACGCCGATGACGCCGAGCGGGTGCCAGGTTTCCATCATCCGGTGGCCGGGACGCTCGGTCGCGATGGTCAGGCCGTAGAGCTGGCGGGAAAGGCCAACGGCGAAGTCGCAGATGTCGATCATTTCCTGCACTTCGCCGAGACCTTCGGACGGGATCTTGCCGGCTTCGAGCGAGACGAGGCGCCCGAGATCGGCCTTGTGCGCGCGCAGCTCCTCGCCGAGCAGGCGGACGAGCTCGCCGCGGCGCGGCGCGGGGATCAGGCGCCAGGCCTTGAACGCCGCATGCGCGGCCTCGATGCGGGCTGCGGCCTCATCAGCCGAAATGGTCTTGAGACGTGCGATCTCCTGACCGGTCACCGGTGAGAAGGACGCCATATCGCCGCCGGTATAAGTAGATGGATCGACGCCGAGAAGGCCGAGAAGGCGGGCCGTCTCTGCGACGACGTCGAGCGGCTTTTGGGCGATGTTCATGATGTTAACTCCTGAAAGGGGATCAGCCGAAGCGGACGGTTCCGAGCCCGCCGGGCGAAGTAAGGGTGAGCAGGCCGCAGGCCATGTCCCTGATCTTCTGCGGCGTATAGAGATCGTAATAATGCTGGTTCTTGCGGCCGATGGCGTGTTCGGCGCTGAAGCTGCCGGCGAAATCCTCGACCGTCACAGCATAGACCCAGTCGCGCAGGCCCGTTTCCAGAGAACCATCGGCAAGCCCCTTAGCATCGCGCGGGAAGACGATGTTGAGATGCACGCCGCCATCGCCGATATGGCCGAAATCGCAGATCCGCGCCTGCGGAAAGCGCTCAGGCATATCCCGCTTCATCCGCTCGCAGAACGCCATGATATCGCCGCGACGAAACGCGACATCGAAGGCGATGAGCCGGCCGGACTGCTTGACGCCCTCCGACAGGGCGTGCCGCAACGCCCACATCTCGTGGGCCGGGCCGATGAAGGCGTCGGCAAGCGGCGCCGCTTCGGTCTCGAAGATCTCGGCCAGCACGGATTCGAGCATGTCGCCGAGCGGCTCCTCGCTTTCGCGAGACTGCCACGTCCGACTGACCTCGGCCAGAATCACATAGTCAGGGATCTCGCCGTTCTGGAACGGGTTGCGGAGCGAAGGCACATGATCGAGCGCGGCCGCGATGGCGTTGCGCGACATGCCTTCGAAGGCCGACAGAGTCGTGCCGAGCCGTTCTTCCATCAGCCGCAACAGCGGCATCACCGCTTCAGGCCCCGCCGGCACCAGATAGGCGGTGGCGGTCTGCAGCGGCAGGCGTTCCAGATTGAGCACGCAGCGGGTGACGACGCCGAAGGCGCCGGAGGTGCCGATGAAAAGCTGCTTCCAATCGACGCCGGTATTGTTCTTGCGCAGCGCCTGCCCGAATTCGAGGATCGTCCCCTCGGCATCGGCCAAGACAACCGTCAGCCCGAGCACGTTGCGCCGGACATCGCCATATTTCAGAAAACGGGACCCGCCGGTGTTGGTGGCGATCATGCCGCCAAGGCGCGGATCGGCCCCGAGATCGATCGGAAAGAACAGGCCGGAGGCCTCCAGCCGCCGGTTGACGTCCGACAGGAGCAAGCCGGCATCGGCCTCCAGCGAGCGGTTATCGGCATCGAGCGCGAAATGGCCGGTCATCCGGTCGAGGCTGAGCACCACCTGCCCGCCCGCCGCATCCGGCGTCGAGCCGGAGACGAGCCCGGTATTCCCCGATTGCGGCACGACCGCCAGGCCATGGTGCACGCAGTAGGAGAGCACGGCGGAGACCTCCTGCGTGGTCTGCGGCCGCACGACAGCCAGCGCCCGGCCGGCATCATAGCGCGCACCCGTCTCGTAGGCCGCCATGTCGCCAGCGTCGGACACGAAGCCGCGCTCGCCCACCAGCGCCGTCAGTGCGCGTGCATGCTCTTCTCCGATCACGACACGAAGGGTCATTCAGCTGCCTCTGCGCGCGATGTCTCCTGTGCCGACGGACCGAACAGGCAGGCCGCGATCGAGGCCGCCTCGATTTCTGCGTAGTGGTCGAATTCATTGAGCACGGCCTGTCCGAGATCGGCCTCGAACTGCTGCTGGCTGGGGCTGGCGGAGAAATCCTGCGCGGCGGCATCGCCAAGGTTCGACTGGAAGATACCGGCCGCGCTGACGGGAAGGAAATCCTCGTAGACAATGGGGTCGAACCGCACGCGCCCCTCACGCAGGAGCGTCTCGAGATCGCCCGCAATCTCGGAACCACGGCCCGCATCCGTCAGGCTGTAGGTGAAATAGCCGAGCCCCTCGGCACGGATACCCTCCCAGCTGTCCGGAAAGTCCTTGAACGCATCCGCCAGCGCCTGCTCATAGGCCGCGGCATTGGAACCGTCGGCGGCGGGGCGGACATGTTTGCGCGACCGGTCGAGAAGGGCGTCGTAAAGCGCCCGGCCTTTCGGGGTCAGCGCGATGCCGCGCTGCTCGATCTCCCCGAAGCGGGCCGTATGGGAACCGGCAACCCAGGCGCCGTCTTCGTCCTTGAAGGATACGGGCTCGTCCAGCGCCTTGAACGAGGTCTGGCGCAAAAGGATCGGGCAGGCCCGCGTCGGTGGGCCTTCGATGACGGCCTTGGGCGCAATGCCCTTTTCCGGCATGCGCATCTGCACCGCATCAATATCGAGCGTGCGCGGCGTCAGGTGATTGATATGCGGACCCTTGAAGGAAACGACGTCGGCGATCAGGCGATGCGCGTCGTGCAGCCGCTTGTAGAGACCGGCATCCACGATGGCCTTGTCGTGCCAGCGGAACGTCTCCAGCACCGCCTCGACGAAGGCAGCGGCGTCCTCGGCATCGAGGCCACCTTCGGCCTCCGCTTTTTCGGTGAGCGCGACGGCGCGGGGCGTGAAGATCGCGCGCGTCGCCAGCACGCGCTCGGCTTCCGCCCGCAGATCCGCATCGTCGATCAGGTCGAGACGCAGCAGCGACGTGAAGACACGGAAGGGGTTGCGGCTGAGGGCTGCCGCACCAACGGGGCGAAACGCCGTGGAATGGACCGGCACGCCCGCCGTGCTGAGATCGTAATAGCCGACCGGAAACATGCCCATGACCGCGAAGACACGGCGCATCATCGACAATTCCGCAGGCGTGCCGAGCCGGATCGCGCCGTGCCGCTCTTCGGAAATCCGCTCCAGCGCATCGGTGTCGGCCAGCCGCTCGGCAAGCACGGGCTGCGCGGCGAGCACCTGCGCATTCACCTCGGCCACGAGATCCATCAGCGTGCCATAGGCCGGCACTTCCGCCCGGTACATGGCCGACATGGCGGCGGAAAAGGCGGAACGGATATCGTCGGTTTGAACGAAGGTCTTCTCGGTCACGGCGGCTTGCCTCGCGATATGGCGTCACGATAGGATGTGTCGCGCTGATCATTCTGGTTTCGTATGATACTACCCCGAAATGCGCTTTGATTGCGACTGTTTTGACTATGGTCATGCGGGGTTGGAATGAAGTTGAGCCGAAGACTGGTGCCCGACATTGCCACGCTACAGGCGTTCGAATGCGCCGCGCGTCATGGCAGCTTCACCCAGGCCGCAGCGGAACTGAACCTGACCCAGAGCGCCGTCAGCCGCCAGATCAAAGACCTGGAAGGCCAGCTCGGCGTGCTCCTGTTCGAGCGGATCCGCCAGCGCGTCATCCTGTCGGATGCAGGCCAAAAATTCCTGCCGGAAGTGCGTCGCCTGCTGCGCCAGTCGGAAGAGCTGATGGTGCGGGCCATGGGCGCCGCCCGCTCGGACAATGCCCTGTCGATCGCGACGCTGCCGACCTTCGGCAGCCGCTGGCTGACGCCTCGCCTTTCCGACTTCCTTCGCCTCCACCCCGATA
It encodes:
- a CDS encoding L-piperidine-6-carboxylate dehydrogenase, which produces MNIAQKPLDVVAETARLLGLLGVDPSTYTGGDMASFSPVTGQEIARLKTISADEAAARIEAAHAAFKAWRLIPAPRRGELVRLLGEELRAHKADLGRLVSLEAGKIPSEGLGEVQEMIDICDFAVGLSRQLYGLTIATERPGHRMMETWHPLGVIGVISAFNFPVAVWAWNAALAFVCGNAVVWKPSEKTPLTALACQAVLEKAIKRFGEDAPSSLSCVLIGDRGIGEVLVDHPKVPLVSATGSTRMGRDVGPRLAKRFARGILELGGNNGGIVCPSADLDMALRAIAFGAMGTAGQRCTTLRRLFVHESVYDALLPRLKKAYGSVSVGNPLESTALVGPLVDRPAYEGMQKALEEAKAHGGSVTGGERVDLGHAGAYYVKPALVEMPEQAGPVLEETFAPILYVMKYSDFDAAIAAHNAVAAGLSSSIFTRDLQESERFLSADGSDCGIANVNIGTSGAEIGGAFGGEKETGGGRESGSDAWKAYMRRATNTVNYSKALPLAQGVSFDIE
- a CDS encoding FAD-binding oxidoreductase, with translation MIGEEHARALTALVGERGFVSDAGDMAAYETGARYDAGRALAVVRPQTTQEVSAVLSYCVHHGLAVVPQSGNTGLVSGSTPDAAGGQVVLSLDRMTGHFALDADNRSLEADAGLLLSDVNRRLEASGLFFPIDLGADPRLGGMIATNTGGSRFLKYGDVRRNVLGLTVVLADAEGTILEFGQALRKNNTGVDWKQLFIGTSGAFGVVTRCVLNLERLPLQTATAYLVPAGPEAVMPLLRLMEERLGTTLSAFEGMSRNAIAAALDHVPSLRNPFQNGEIPDYVILAEVSRTWQSRESEEPLGDMLESVLAEIFETEAAPLADAFIGPAHEMWALRHALSEGVKQSGRLIAFDVAFRRGDIMAFCERMKRDMPERFPQARICDFGHIGDGGVHLNIVFPRDAKGLADGSLETGLRDWVYAVTVEDFAGSFSAEHAIGRKNQHYYDLYTPQKIRDMACGLLTLTSPGGLGTVRFG
- a CDS encoding 2-oxoadipate dioxygenase/decarboxylase HglS; the encoded protein is MTEKTFVQTDDIRSAFSAAMSAMYRAEVPAYGTLMDLVAEVNAQVLAAQPVLAERLADTDALERISEERHGAIRLGTPAELSMMRRVFAVMGMFPVGYYDLSTAGVPVHSTAFRPVGAAALSRNPFRVFTSLLRLDLIDDADLRAEAERVLATRAIFTPRAVALTEKAEAEGGLDAEDAAAFVEAVLETFRWHDKAIVDAGLYKRLHDAHRLIADVVSFKGPHINHLTPRTLDIDAVQMRMPEKGIAPKAVIEGPPTRACPILLRQTSFKALDEPVSFKDEDGAWVAGSHTARFGEIEQRGIALTPKGRALYDALLDRSRKHVRPAADGSNAAAYEQALADAFKDFPDSWEGIRAEGLGYFTYSLTDAGRGSEIAGDLETLLREGRVRFDPIVYEDFLPVSAAGIFQSNLGDAAAQDFSASPSQQQFEADLGQAVLNEFDHYAEIEAASIAACLFGPSAQETSRAEAAE